The Juglans microcarpa x Juglans regia isolate MS1-56 chromosome 8D, Jm3101_v1.0, whole genome shotgun sequence genomic sequence ATTGACTATAAATTTAAGGATGATCTCCTAATGATTAGATTTTATAGATAATGTGATACTTGGGGACTTCTAAAATATTGGACCACCCTCTTAACAACAAGCTTTAGCCCCTGTTGTATTGATGATGTTGTTTGATGTATAGGGGTGGTTAGTACTAAGTTTCAAGGAATCAAGAATTTTGACTAGCGATACATGCGACAATTGGGGAATGCGTGTGAAAGCTCATGGTTTTGGGAGACGATCTGTGTACTACCAAGGAATGGTAAGAGTCGACTTGGTAAGTGTGGGGTTGATTTAGAGAATGATGTCTATATGGAAACTTTAGCTCTAGACATGTTGATAAGGTCACTAGAGTTCGTAACAGAAATGTTGCACTTTGTAATATGATGATTTGGGAATTTGTTTTAATGGATATTGAGGAAGCTGCTTGCGATTTGGAGACCCTCTAGGAATAATTATTACCACTCCAATCTTCCATGGGGAGATTGTTATATCATAGGATGCATCGATGATTATTAAAAGGTTGAGGTCATAGGAGCTTGCAGGTAAGCAAAAGCAAGTGTGATAATGGTTTGGATGCTAGTTTTTAGGCATCAATCATGATTAGTATGATGAGAACTATGAGGTACTATTTCATAGCATCCTTGGATGTTGTAgaattaatttggtggaattgAAAGTTCTAATAATATCTTTGGGGTTGTAGATGACGTATGGTACTAGAGGAATTGATCATGGACTTGTCATGGGCTTAGTGATATAAGAACAATCACATTATGAACTCTTGTGTGTGATTTTGTTTGATCTCATTGTGACTTTGTATGCATCTACCATACCCTGGAAACAGAACGTGGCATGACATAGAAAAACCCCGCATATGTCTGTGTCCTTAGTGGCATAGatgagagaaaggagagagagcaTAGTCGCAAGAACCATTGCAGGTGAAGAGATCAGATGATGCTACTCACTTGCAACAGATGGAGAAGTTTGAGCACCATCGCACTTGTGTAAGGGACATAGACTCTCGAggaaatatttttctatgtCAAGCGTTACAATTTCTACACTAAATCATCAAACACAGAATCTTGAAAAGTCTCCACAACCAGAATTGATTTGTGAATAACCAAACTAGGTCCATCAAATCTGTCTTCAAACATGAActtgtttcttctttctcatatATCTGCCAAGATCACAACCTTCTCTTCTAATTTATGTTGGCTAAGTTTCTGCTGCATCATTTCCCATAACTGAAAAAAGTTACCCCTCACAACTCCATTTCTGCAGTCCACTTCTAACTTCAGCCCATACATCTCTTGTTGTTGGATAGGACCACAGAACATGCATAATAGTTTCTTCTTCAACACCACATATTGGACAAGTTGCTTCTTTTGCTATCTTCCTCTTATAATGTTTATTTGAGGAATATTCAATTTCCACACCCCCTTCCACAAcaatctttctttttgtttattggaGCTTTCTCCCTCAATTTTCTCCCCTTTAGACTTTTCCACATAATAAGCACTTTTCACtgaaaagttttcatttttttaaacctcCACATTGCCTTATCCTCACTCCCAAATTTGACCAAAGGAATGCTACATTTTTGTACTacttcatctttttcaaaaatttcctcaactaGCTTATTGTTCCAACATTTAAGATCCCCAAAGATTAGCTCCTCCAATTTAACATTCTTTGACAACTTCCTAATAGGTGACCTTATCTTGGCAGCTGCTGTAGATGGTAACCACTTATCATACCAGATTGAAATTTGTTTCCCATTTCCCACCTTCCAAGCCAATCCATCTTTAATTAACTCTTGAACCCCCATCAAGCTTCTCCACATATATTAAGGATTAGACCCCAACTGTGCCTCAATAAATTGAATCTCCTTgaagtattttcctttaaaaatctTTGCCACAAGAGAGGTTGGATCCTGATGTAATTCTATGCCTGTTGAGCCAACATTGCTTTGTTAAAGTTTCCAAGATCTCTAAACCCCATACCACCATCCCCTTTACTATCTCCATCCTCTCCCACTTCCTCCAATAAATGACCCTCCCTTCTCCTTTATTTTTCCACCAGAACTTGGCTATAATAGCATTAATCTCATTGCAAAGTTTACCAGGTAGCATAAACACATTCATTGTATAAGTAGGCACTGATTGAAGCACAACTTTAATTAATACCTCTTTCCCAACAGTAAACAGGTAGCAATTCTTCCAACTACTCACCATTTTccaaatcatttctttaattacctTAAACGTATTGTATTTAGCCCTACCTATCATAGTTGGCAGGCCTAAATACCTACCATAATTACCACAAACCACTGTCCCAGCCTCTTATAGAATTTCGTTTTTGACATCTCCCTTAGTATTTGAATTGAACAATATTGAGGTTTTTTGTCTATTCAAAGCTTGGCTAGAAGCTTTCTCATACACCCCCAACACCTCCTGAAGTTGCTTCCAATTCTCACTTATTGCTTTACCAAAAATGACATAGTCATCTACTTTTGCAGATGACTAACTCTTGTCCCTCCCATCCCCACTGCTGCCACACCACTCAACTGACTAGTTTGCTTAGCATTACTTTTTGCTACTTAAACCCTTTGCACAAAGAATAAAGAGATAAGGTGATAAtagatctccttgtctcaatgCCCTTTTAGGTTTGAAACACTCCCCTGGCCTGCCGTTAACCATCATTGCATATGAGACAGATTcaacacaagtcataaccaacctAATCCATTGTTCATCAAAACCAAGCCTTCTCATCatgcttttcaaaaaaattcacTCAATTCTGTCTTAAGCCTTTGAAATGTCCAATTAAAGTGCTAAATTTCCCACACTGCCTCTTCCCCTTTTCTTCATTGAATGCAGTATTTCAAAAGCCACCATCACATTATCTGTTATGGATCTACCAGGCACAAATGCACTTTGATTGCTAGAGATTATATGAGGTAGAACAATCTTGAGTCTATTTGCTAAAGTTTTAGCAATGATCTTATAGAAGACATTACATAAAGCAAAGGTCGATACTCATGAACAATAGTAGGATTATTGTTCTTTAGTATTAAAGCAATCAAAGTATGGTTAACATTTTCAGGCATGTTACCCCCACTTAAAAGGTCAAGAATTGCTAAACTTGCCTTTCCCCGCACTGCACTCCAATGTTCTTGGTAGAAACCAGTTCCAAAACCATCCGGACCTGGTGATTTTCAAGGACTCATTTGTTTTAGGGCCACCAAGATTTCTGCAATAGTAAAAGTTGTCACTAGACCTTCATTCATACCATCTGTCACTTTTCTCTCCATTGTCTGAAAACACCTTTCTAATTCCTGACCACTTGGATTTGAAGAAGAATAGATGCTTTGAAAATGATCCATAAACGCACTAGCAATGGCCTTGTCACCTTCTCTAATAACCCCGACTGCATCTTTGACACTGCATAACTTATTATGTTTCCTTCTCTGTGTAGTAGATGCaggaaaaaattttgaatttttgtccCCATGCTAATACTAGTGTACTTTAGCCCTCTGTCTCCACCTCATACTTTTCTTGGCCAGTAGCAATCCTAACTCCGATCCTTTTGCAATTGCACCATTCTCTCAACATTATTTGTCCTTTCATCATcttgtatatttttaagtaatgcaattttatcttttatttccttcTCAATATCAGTACCCTTATACCTTATCCACTTCGAAATAGTAGACCTGCTCCTGTTAATATACCCTCCCACTTCTTTTAAGGTAACATTCTTATCCTCTCCTTTCCCCCattcctcttttattttttgcttgcATTCTTCCTCACCCCCCAAGCCATCTCGTCTCTAAACATTCCGCAAAGATTCTTTATTCTTTCAGCTTCTTGCCCCCATAACAGGAGCAATGACCTATGGTCAGAACATCTTGCCGCTAAGACTTCCACTTGGACATCTTTAAATCTATTAATCCAATCCATGTTTGCTACCCTTCTATCCAATCTCTCTTTTGTGTAAGATGCATCATAGTGTCTATTACTCCAGGTAAATTTTGATCCTTTCTGCCTCAAATCAAACAGCTCACATCCATCTAACGCCGCCTTGAATCTTTCCATTTGTACTTTACTACAcaaatccccccccccctctcatTTCGATCCACAACCTCATTGAAATCTCCACAGACCATCCAAGCCAAATGATCCATTGGCTTCAAATTAAGAAGCAAACCCCAAACAAGCTGCCTTTTGCTTGCATCAAGATGCCCATACACCCCTGTGAAATACCAATCATCTCCTTCTCCTTGATCCTTAACCAGAGCACTAATGTGATGTTTTGAGTAAGACATGATTGACAAGTTAGAATCCAATTTCCAAAGCAAAGCTAATCCCCCACTTCTACCTATTGGATCCACTGCCAAACAACCATCGTACTTTAGTTTTGTTTTCAGCCAGTCCCATTTCTTTGCTACTAACTTAGtttacattaaaaaaactaaGTCGGGTTTCTTTTGCTCCACCATCAAATGTGATCATGAACTACtcaagggttcccaagcccttaATAGTTCCAACTTAATGTTTTTATGGCTGTTAGACAGCACTACCAACATCCATGAAAACTACCAGGCACTGCCAACTTAGTAGTTTTATCATTTGCTACCAAACTATCCTCCCCTTTTTGTTTCATATTCCATACTACCATGTCCTCTTCACACTCCTCATCCACTAAACTTCTCTTTTTCATCCCCTGTAGACCCCTATTTTCATCTCTCACACCAACCTCTCGAGCGCTTCTCTTTCAGCTTCCCCTTCCCCACCTCCACAACCTTTCCCACCATTCACACTAACAACAACCcctgctatcttttttttttcaactgaattttgaaaaatatcttcCTAGTTTTTTTGTTaccattttatcattttcaactaACCCCCTCTCCTCATTCGAAGCTCCCCCCTCTTGGTTTTCCTCCAAGTAGTTATTAGCGACATATAGAACATTACTACCAACCCAAACACCCTCCCCTTCTTCATTCTCCGTACCCACCTTATCCCTAACAACTTGAACATGCTCTTTATCATGATccaaatctaaatttgaattgaaattgaaatttgaaatagacTCATCTTTACTAATATCGCCATTCAATCCGCCATTCCCCAACTGCTTCTCTCCACCGCAATCCTCCATCTTCCTTCCATTGTCATTGTCGCCATGGCCCTTATTCTTATGATTTACTACATCTACCTTCCTCCATGTTGGAAGCTAATCAATATTATCAGGAAACCTCTTCATGTTGTTATTTTCAGCTCTCAACCAAACTCCAAATTGCTGATCCTGAGTCACTCCCTTCATCAAGCAACCCTCTTCCCCATGGATCAAGCACCCACAGTCAAAGCACAGGTTAGGCAATTTCTCATATTTGAAAGAAATCCAAACATTATCACCTTTCACTCTAACTATTTTTCCTCTCGCTACCACTTTATTCAATGAGACTTCAATTTTAACTCGAAGCTATTTCCCCAACCAACACCATCATCCTGCACATCCACCACCATAACTTTACCAATGGAATTACCAATATGTAACCACATGTTCTATTCATATAGACTAATGGCAAATTGTGAAATTGTACCCAGAAGACTTCTTTGTCAAAAGGAATTTTACACAGTGGAGAAAACCCATCAAATTCCTTAAGCACGAAAATGCTACTGTCAAATAGCCAAGGCCTTCTTTCCATGAGTCTCATCTTATCAGAGCATGAGTAGCAAATGTAACAGTGAACATATTCGACCCATACTCCTTAAATTCTGTTGGCTTACTAATTCTCCAGATTTTTGCCATTGTAGCCTCAATTACGCCTTTTCCAATAACTTTGTCCATCCACAACATATCCATCACACTTTGATCACCTTTCAACTTCACTTCGTCCAGCCCCTCCTCATCCAGAACCAACACAGACGCCTTCTCCTTAGTCAACTTCTAGTTCTTCCACTTTCTTTTGGGTGCCTTCATTAGAAACCCAGCAATCACTCCTAATAAAACTCAATACATGCAAGAGACTTTCTTTAAACTCCACCTCTGTTTCTTTTGAGAGAACC encodes the following:
- the LOC121242222 gene encoding uncharacterized protein LOC121242222, which codes for MEDCGGEKQLGNGGLNGDISKDESISNFNFNSNLDLDHDKEHVQVVRDKVGTENEEGEGVWVGSNVLYVANNYLEENQEGGASNEERGALVKDQGEGDDWYFTGVYGHLDASKRQLVWGLLLNLKPMDHLAWMRRKHNKLCSVKDAVGVIREGDKAIASAFMDHFQSIYSSSNPSGQELERCFQTMERKVTDGPDGFGTGFYQEHWSAVRGKASLAILDLLSGGNMPENVNHTLIALILKNNNPTIVHEYRPLLYVMSSIRSLLKL